AGTGAGTTCGTCGAAGGTGCGCGCCAGAGACCGCGTCTCGGTCTCGATCACATTCGCCTGCAACGCCTCGGCAGACTGGCTCGTGCGGAAGCGCTCGCCGAATCGCGCCCCAGGTGAATCCAGTGCGCGGTCATCCTCATCGTCATCGCCGCGTGTCATCGCACATCCTCCCCTGCAAGATAGACCGCCGTTTCATCATCGATTCTCGTGCAGTTCACCAGGACGAGACCCGCCTCGAATATCTCCTGCATCCCTTCTCGGATGTGCGCCCGCAGCGTGCTTCCCGTGGCAGCGGGCCCATCCGTGACGGCTGGGAGCGGGAGCCGTGCGATGCGACGATCGTTCTCTGTTGCCGAGAACACGCGCCCCCATTCTGCGGCGTCGAACGCGGGGGATGGCAGGCTCCGGATGCCAGCGAACGGATCGCCGTCGCGATCGAGTGCCCAATCCACGACGATGCGGTCGGTTCCGGGCCGGTCGTAGTAGTCGACGGCGTAGCCGGTGCCCTCTGCCTGGAGTGTGGCGAAGTTGAAATGAGCGTTGCGCGCCAGCAGCGGATCGAAGGTCCACCGCATCCGCTGCTGCCCCCAGCCGAGCGCGACCTGCCGCTGGCCCGCCTTGAGCAGGCGGCCGACGCCGCGACCCTGGTACTCGGGATCCACGACCGCGGCCTGCGAATAGTGGAACTCTGCGGCGCTGCGGTCACGGCCGGCGAAACCGTAGGCGAAACCGACCAACCGGCCCTCGTCGCGCACGCCGATCGCGG
The DNA window shown above is from Microbacterium murale and carries:
- a CDS encoding GNAT family N-acetyltransferase, with the translated sequence MPNQPIVPLHAEPLVGDAAIREAAALYTRVFRYEHDEFSLNPNLVSALARNGGSAIGVRDEGRLVGFAYGFAGRDRSAAEFHYSQAAVVDPEYQGRGVGRLLKAGQRQVALGWGQQRMRWTFDPLLARNAHFNFATLQAEGTGYAVDYYDRPGTDRIVVDWALDRDGDPFAGIRSLPSPAFDAAEWGRVFSATENDRRIARLPLPAVTDGPAATGSTLRAHIREGMQEIFEAGLVLVNCTRIDDETAVYLAGEDVR